A single genomic interval of Hyphomicrobium methylovorum harbors:
- a CDS encoding DUF952 domain-containing protein translates to MNHIVYKIARASEWNAAAAAGLFLGSPDDVRDGFIHLSSKEQLQGTLDKHFSGQNDLVLIAFEEQSLAPELKWEASRGGALFPHYYGALPISKALWHRPLKRGRDGIELTEET, encoded by the coding sequence ATGAACCACATCGTTTACAAGATTGCCAGAGCTTCGGAATGGAATGCGGCCGCAGCCGCGGGGCTTTTTTTGGGCTCGCCGGATGACGTTCGCGACGGCTTCATCCACCTCTCTTCGAAAGAGCAGCTTCAAGGTACATTAGATAAACATTTCAGTGGCCAGAATGACCTCGTTCTCATAGCATTTGAGGAACAGTCGCTTGCACCTGAATTGAAGTGGGAAGCTTCTCGCGGCGGCGCGCTGTTTCCCCACTATTACGGCGCTCTTCCAATATCGAAAGCGCTTTGGCACCGGCCGCTCAAGAGAGGTCGTGACGGCATTGAATTGACGGAAGAAACTTGA
- a CDS encoding GmrSD restriction endonuclease domain-containing protein, producing the protein MYPTASLSIAELFSRPFLLNVPIFQRPYSWGREEAEHLLDDLIEAGGIGTEGARPHDYFLGAILLMDTPGNETRKLSAKMTAREFDVIDGQQRIVTLMTLLAVLRDLEEDPRKPVGKKIKTMLVAQRGGRFFRSERLRLHLAGRDRPVFEEKVMRPKAADDFVESDTEAASGNALLEVRDRYRTLLSELSGSARADLAAFVADRCHVAVIVGNDIDRAHQVFVVLNERGKRLQRNDIIKSDILSRISGGEMAWAAQNWDEISAALGDDFEAFFGHLRTIFGYARLQIVTGVRTLIDEQGGAETFFKTIFIPYAKAYVLIRKNGAEELPLEMQRTLQYLNRLPDADWAPAAILALKNWQQEPEHAAFLLREIERFAMLLRLLCAGSGKRVRRFADLIKVIRTGAPISISHPVLQLTRDEMRSVAFHLRDLHKRNPKICRLLLLRLSDELGDSALGVDPDIYTIEHVLPQRPSATSVWRHWIPSSEERSELIENLGNLVLITQKENDRARNASWAEKREIYGNGSGAAPLLAITRDVLGENEWRRDQIEQREHRLIGMMEKIWRIDILSQKPAPRVSAPVAQQKIARLV; encoded by the coding sequence GTGTATCCAACTGCGTCTCTCAGCATTGCAGAGCTGTTCTCTCGACCTTTCCTTTTGAATGTTCCGATATTTCAGCGGCCGTATTCGTGGGGACGGGAAGAGGCGGAGCATCTGCTTGACGACCTGATCGAGGCCGGAGGCATCGGCACCGAGGGTGCCAGGCCGCACGACTATTTTCTCGGCGCGATCCTTTTGATGGACACGCCCGGAAACGAGACGCGCAAGCTCTCCGCCAAGATGACTGCGCGCGAATTCGACGTTATCGACGGCCAGCAACGGATCGTGACGTTGATGACGTTGCTAGCCGTCCTGCGCGATCTTGAGGAAGATCCGCGCAAGCCTGTCGGCAAGAAAATAAAGACGATGCTCGTCGCGCAGCGCGGCGGCCGCTTCTTCCGGTCTGAGCGCCTGCGCCTACATTTGGCCGGACGCGATCGCCCCGTCTTTGAAGAGAAAGTCATGCGGCCCAAAGCCGCGGACGACTTCGTTGAGAGCGATACGGAAGCCGCGTCCGGAAATGCGCTGCTGGAGGTGCGCGACCGCTATCGCACGCTGCTCTCCGAGCTGTCCGGCTCGGCACGCGCAGATCTCGCGGCCTTCGTCGCCGATCGCTGCCACGTCGCGGTGATTGTCGGCAACGATATCGATCGGGCGCATCAAGTCTTCGTGGTCTTGAACGAACGCGGCAAACGCCTCCAGCGCAACGACATCATCAAGTCCGACATTTTGAGCCGCATCTCAGGAGGCGAGATGGCTTGGGCGGCTCAGAATTGGGATGAAATCAGCGCCGCGCTGGGCGACGATTTCGAAGCCTTCTTCGGCCACTTGCGCACGATCTTCGGTTACGCGCGACTGCAAATCGTGACCGGTGTGCGAACCCTGATAGATGAGCAGGGCGGCGCCGAAACGTTCTTCAAGACGATCTTTATTCCGTACGCAAAAGCCTACGTGCTGATCCGAAAAAACGGGGCGGAAGAACTGCCGCTCGAAATGCAGCGCACGCTGCAGTATCTCAATCGACTGCCAGATGCCGATTGGGCCCCGGCCGCCATTCTCGCGTTGAAGAACTGGCAGCAGGAACCTGAGCACGCGGCGTTCCTGCTCCGCGAGATCGAGCGTTTCGCAATGCTTCTACGGCTGCTTTGCGCGGGCTCCGGCAAGCGCGTGCGCCGCTTCGCAGACCTCATCAAAGTCATCCGCACCGGCGCCCCCATCTCAATCTCTCATCCCGTTCTACAGTTGACGCGCGATGAAATGCGGAGCGTCGCCTTCCATCTCCGCGACCTTCACAAACGCAATCCAAAAATCTGTCGTTTGTTGCTATTGCGGCTCAGCGATGAGCTTGGAGATTCGGCGCTAGGCGTCGATCCCGATATCTACACGATCGAGCATGTGCTGCCGCAGCGACCCTCGGCGACGAGCGTTTGGAGGCATTGGATTCCAAGCAGCGAAGAGCGCTCCGAGTTGATAGAAAACCTCGGCAACCTCGTTCTCATCACGCAAAAAGAGAACGATCGTGCGCGCAATGCCTCTTGGGCCGAGAAGCGCGAAATCTACGGCAATGGATCAGGCGCGGCGCCGCTACTCGCCATCACGCGTGATGTGCTTGGCGAAAACGAATGGCGTCGCGATCAGATCGAGCAGCGCGAGCACCGCTTGATCGGCATGATGGAAAAAATCTGGCGCATCGACATCCTGTCGCAAAAGCCGGCGCCGCGCGTGTCTGCACCCGTTGCACAGCAGAAGATCGCGCGCCTCGTCTAA